The window GCGGCACGCGATGAAGAAGCCCGCCGTGCCGCTGCTTTACGCGCCCATCAAGAAGCCTTGTTGCGCGAAAAACAAGAGCGCCAGGCACGTCGCGAAGCCGTGAAACTGCAAGCCCAACAAGATGCCAAAGCGGCTAAAGAAGCCAAATCATCCGAGCAGCGTTCAGCCAAACCGACCGAGCAAAAACCTTTGGTTGCAGCCGCTGCCACACCTTCTGCGGCCGCAGCGCCGGCACCTGCCCGCGCCAAGAAAGAAGAACGCAGCGGCCGTGATGATGCCGACAACCGCAACCGCGGTGCCAAAGGCAAGGGCAAAGGCCGCGAACGCGGCAGTCGTGATGATGACCGCGGCCGCGGTGGTAAAAAAGGCAAAAAGCAGCTCAAACTCGAGCCGAACCAGCATGCCTTCCAAGCGCCGACCGAACCCGTTATCCACGAAGTTTTGGTACCGGAAACCATTACCGTGGCCGAGCTTGCACATAAAATGGCTGTAAAAGCCGTTGAAGTTATCAAAGTGCTGATGAAAATGGGCATGATGGTAACCATCAACCAAGCGCTCGACCAAGACACTGCGCTGATTGTGGTCGAAGAAATGGGCCATATCGGTAAAGCCGCACAGGCCGACGATCCTGAAGCGTTCCTCAGCGGCGACGAAACCGTCGGCAGCGGCGAACACGAATCGATTTCCCGCCCGCCAGTGGTAACGGTTATGGGTCACGTCGATCACGGTAAAACCTCTTTGCTCGACTACATCCGTCGTGCCAAAGTGGTGCAAGGCGAGGCCGGCGGCATTACCCAGCACATCGGTGCCTATCATGTGGAAACCCCGCGCGGGGTAATTACCTTCCTCGACACCCCCGGCCACGAAGCGTTTACCGCCATGCGGGCACGCGGTGCGAAAGCCACAGATATCGTGATTCTGGTGGTGGCTGCCGATGACGGCGTAATGCCGCAAACCATCGAGGCGATTGCCCATGCCAAGGCTGCCGGCGTGCCCATGGTGGTGGCTGTTAATAAAATCGACAAAGAAGCGGCCAACCCCGAGCGCATCCGCCAAGAGCTGACCGCGCACGAAGTTGTGCCCGACGAATGGGGCGGTGATGTGCAGTTTATCGATGTTTCTGCCAAAAAAGGCCTCAACATCGATGCGCTGCTCGAAGCCGTGCTGCTCGAAGCCGAAGTATTGGAGCTCAAAGCGCCTGTTACCGCTCCGGCCAAAGGCATTATTGTCGAAGCCCGCCTCGACAAAGGCCGCGGCGCCGTGTCTACCCTGTTGGTGCAAAGCGGCACGCTGCGCAAAGGCGACATGCTGCTTGCCGGCACCACATTCGGTAAAATCCGCGCCATGCTCGATGAAAACGGCAAAGCAATCGACGAAGCCGGCCCCTCTATCCCGGTAGAAATCCTCGGCTTGTCTGATGTACCCAATGCCGGTGAAGATGCCATGGTGTTGGCCGATGAGAAAAAAGCCCGCGAAATCGCTCTGTTCCGCCAAGGCAAATACCGTGATGTCCGCCTGGCCAAACAGCAGGCGGCCAAGCTGGAGAACATGTTCAGCAACATGGGCGACAACCAGGCACAATCATTGTCGGTAATTATCAAAGCCGACGTACAAGGCTCTTACGAAGCATTGGCCGGCAGCCTGAAAAAACTGTCTAACGATGAAGTGAAAGTCAGCGTATTGCACAGCGGCGTAGGCGGCATTACCGAATCGGATGTCAACCTGGCAATTGCTTCGGGCGCCTTCATCATCGGCTTTAACGTGCGTGCCGATGGCTCTGCCCGCAAATTGGCCGAAAGCGAAGATGTCGAAATCCGCTACTACAATATCATCTATGATGCCATCGATGATGTAAAAGCGGCCATGAGCGGCATGCTGGCACCGGAAGAAAAAGAACAGATTATCGGCACCGCCGAAATCCGTCAGGTTATCAGCGTGTCCAAAGTGGGCAATATTGCCGGCTGCATGGTAACCGACGGCATCGTGAAACGCGATGCCCACCTGCGCCTGATTCGCAACAATGTGGTTATCCACACCGGCGAGTTGTCTTCTCTGAAGCGCTTTAAAGACGATGTGAAAGAAGTGCGCATGGGCTACGAATGCGGTCTGATGCTGAAAAACTACAACGAAATTATCGAAGGCGACCAATTGGAATTCTTCGAAATCGTTGAAGTTGCCCGCTCTTTGTAACAAACCGGCAGTTTACTGACCTTGAGGCCGTCTGAAAGAAAATTTTCAGACGGCCTTTTCTTTTTTATCGTGCATCTGCTGATTTACACCCATTCACATTACATAAAAATAACCGGTATGCTTGCAAAGAAGCATACCGGTTTTACTTGATGATGATTTAAAATACTAAATCACATTCACCGTATCCTGAACCCAAACTTGATAGGAAGTGCCACTCGGTGTTGTGGTATAAACATGATAAGCAGTATCCTGATAAGTAACCGTTCCTGAAGAAGTGGTGGTCCAAAGATCAGCCGTATCACCTGCATCACCTTTCACAATCAAGGCATTAACTGCCGCAGCAGCGCCATCAGCCGTTACCGCAGAAAAGTTAGCAAGCACATCGCTGGCTGCAATGGTAACGCGATTGTTACCATTGCCGGTTAAATCAACTTTCTCAAAAGTTTTCAAACGATTCAGATTCAGCGTTTGATTGACACCCTCAAAGATAAAAGCATCATAGCCGGCACCGCCATTAACCGTACCGCCACTCAAATTGCCTCCTTGAACCAATTTAACGATATCATTGCCGGCATCCAGATTGACTGTACCACCGGACATATTGGCACCATTACCGATGGTAAAGGTATCATCATCGGTACCTAAACTCACCGTACCGCCGCTAAATCTGCCCCACTGCCCGGCAAAGCTGTGATTATAGGTGGTATCGGCACTGATAATGTATTGGTCTGAGCCGGCGCCCATATTGATACTGCCGTCGGTCATACCGCCCAAATGCACCGTATCATCACCTGCACCGCTGTTCAGATGTACCCATTGCTTCTGGAAGCTGGAGTTTTGTAAGTCAAACACATCATCACCGGAGCCGGAGTTGATGGTGCCGACTAAAAACTCCACACCATAGCCATCAGTGGTTTTCATCAGGTTATTCCCGTCACCCAAACTCACCTTCACATTAGTGTCTGTATCATAGTCGAACTGATTACGGGTATTATCATTCCGGGTGGCAATAAACGAAAGGATATCATCCCCAGAACCAAACCTCAGTTGGGCATTATTATGAATATTGCCTAATTCCACGCGGTTGTTACCTTCACCCATATCCACAATCGAATTAGTGCGGAGGCGGTCATACACAATCAAGGTATCATCACCCTCACCCATATTGACTCTGGCATTATATTGCACGCCGCCATCATAGCTCGCAGGGCTGCCGATGGCCACAAAGTCTGCACCGGCACCTGTTTCTAATCTGCCGCCACGGATATTTTTCGTTAAGAAGATAAAATCATTATCCGGAGTAGTTAAAGGCGGACGGTTCAATTCAACTGAATAAGTCGTTTCATTCCAGGTATCTGATAATATACCGTCTCTGACAATCGGCGCACGATTGATTTCTTCTGCCGTTTTACCATTGATATTGTATTCAGTG of the Uruburuella testudinis genome contains:
- the infB gene encoding translation initiation factor IF-2, which codes for MSNTTVEQFAAELKRPVDDLLKQLKSAGLNKSSGSDSITSDDKKLLLAYLQKSHGSEGGTISIGRKKAEVSTVGGVQVETRRRSRKVVVPSTEALAAEAKAKLEAEQAEARRIEEEAQAAAEREAAEKAAAEKAKAEAEAAKLKNAQAEPAAAAPEAVKPAAKVTKPQAAKEKPAPKTAAPATPKPVVSAEEQAARDEEARRAAALRAHQEALLREKQERQARREAVKLQAQQDAKAAKEAKSSEQRSAKPTEQKPLVAAAATPSAAAAPAPARAKKEERSGRDDADNRNRGAKGKGKGRERGSRDDDRGRGGKKGKKQLKLEPNQHAFQAPTEPVIHEVLVPETITVAELAHKMAVKAVEVIKVLMKMGMMVTINQALDQDTALIVVEEMGHIGKAAQADDPEAFLSGDETVGSGEHESISRPPVVTVMGHVDHGKTSLLDYIRRAKVVQGEAGGITQHIGAYHVETPRGVITFLDTPGHEAFTAMRARGAKATDIVILVVAADDGVMPQTIEAIAHAKAAGVPMVVAVNKIDKEAANPERIRQELTAHEVVPDEWGGDVQFIDVSAKKGLNIDALLEAVLLEAEVLELKAPVTAPAKGIIVEARLDKGRGAVSTLLVQSGTLRKGDMLLAGTTFGKIRAMLDENGKAIDEAGPSIPVEILGLSDVPNAGEDAMVLADEKKAREIALFRQGKYRDVRLAKQQAAKLENMFSNMGDNQAQSLSVIIKADVQGSYEALAGSLKKLSNDEVKVSVLHSGVGGITESDVNLAIASGAFIIGFNVRADGSARKLAESEDVEIRYYNIIYDAIDDVKAAMSGMLAPEEKEQIIGTAEIRQVISVSKVGNIAGCMVTDGIVKRDAHLRLIRNNVVIHTGELSSLKRFKDDVKEVRMGYECGLMLKNYNEIIEGDQLEFFEIVEVARSL